From a single Romeriopsis navalis LEGE 11480 genomic region:
- a CDS encoding lysophospholipid acyltransferase family protein: MIVSAVRINPWLYGFLFPVHRLLMRTYFRAIDVQGLENIPENGPMVFACKHFSRWDPLVVGFAVQQPIYFMTDIHQFQGFQGWVIENLGGFPVDRQKPDKTSLKTTLQVLRDGKRLVIFPEGGIEREQIVRPLKPGLARMVLQAQTTTQQAIPIVPVVLKYTPDAVAGAAVSVRIDQPIYANQYGEASSKAIAKQLTQAIESRLTALLK; the protein is encoded by the coding sequence TGCGGATTAACCCGTGGCTTTATGGTTTTTTGTTTCCCGTGCATCGGTTGTTGATGCGCACTTATTTTCGTGCCATTGATGTTCAAGGGCTAGAGAATATTCCGGAAAATGGCCCCATGGTGTTTGCTTGCAAACATTTTAGTCGCTGGGACCCTCTGGTGGTGGGCTTTGCGGTGCAGCAGCCAATTTACTTTATGACCGATATTCATCAGTTTCAGGGTTTCCAAGGTTGGGTGATCGAAAATCTCGGGGGCTTTCCCGTGGATCGCCAGAAACCCGATAAAACGAGCTTAAAGACAACACTCCAGGTTTTGCGTGACGGAAAACGGCTCGTGATTTTCCCTGAGGGCGGCATCGAACGCGAGCAAATTGTGCGACCCCTTAAACCCGGTTTAGCGCGCATGGTGCTGCAAGCCCAGACAACTACGCAGCAAGCTATTCCGATTGTGCCAGTTGTGTTGAAATATACGCCAGACGCAGTGGCCGGTGCGGCGGTATCTGTGCGGATTGATCAACCTATTTACGCAAACCAATATGGTGAAGCTAGCAGCAAGGCGATCGCAAAACAACTCACCCAAGCGATCGAATCCCGATTAACTGCTCTCTTAAAATGA